A stretch of DNA from Sander lucioperca isolate FBNREF2018 chromosome 8, SLUC_FBN_1.2, whole genome shotgun sequence:
GCATGAGATCCAGAGAGAGATCATTCAGTTGGTGAGCGGCAGCACACATAATTGCATTGTCTCTGCAGATTTCTGAGCTCCATTCGGCTTATGTGTATTATATCTGCTACATACTCTCTTACTGTCTTTCACCTCAGCTCAATGCTTCGTTGTCAGTCCTCCGAGGTTACAGCCGCTCAACGCTAAGTAAGAAGTAAGTTTTTGCCATCACTAAACCATTCCATTTCTGTAATCTTTCAGTAATTTGTTGTCACAAAAGGAAACATGGTTATAATTATATTTACCCCCGCTGGCCTTTACATTTCATAGGCCTTcattagagcaggggtcttcatcatttttaagccaaggaccccttagcttaaaaagagacggagcagggaccccctactatatataatgtataaaattgagttgcatattaaactgggcttaCAATAAAGTGAAGGGCGGCCTATAGCCTTTAGATATACCTTTTATgatgcatacaatactaaggtgttaaaataataattgttgacatattcatatatttacacatcatgttttaatgttaaaatgtggaaCAGTAGCTGTATCTGTTGATGGCTACCTTAccaggccagtaagcctatcatcaatgttgtgtaaaacagcatatattttttatatatatatatatatattttttaatatatatatcaaacaataatttggtggcccccctcaGCAACTCTGAGGActccctaggggtcccggaccccctatTGAAGATCTCTGCATTAGAGTAAATCTAAACTAAGAAAGCAAACAGATGAATGATGCAACATAGACATTTTGTCAGTGTAGACCTCTCAGTTTGACCTCTGATCTCTTTCCAACAGAGGAGAGCCTGAgtttcatatctcagctgtcAACATGTTTTCCATTTCCACCGATGTGACGAGCGCAGAGGTCTACAACAGCATCCAGATGTCTCTCAGCAACTGTAGCTCCTCATTGGCCCACTGCCGGATGGTCCTGCAGCACCAGCTGACCTATCACGGTGAATATAATAGCCAGTAATCTTAATGAACATCATCAGGTTTATATTTGCTGATTTCAACCAAAAGTATTACATGTTTTAATTGGCATACTTTAATTGTGATTGAGGGCAGGCTACTAAAAATAGCTGTGAATGTGTTTACATCCACTAGAGGGCAAAATGTAGCTGTAAACAGCTCCCACAGTTATATCATTACATCACTCACAAACTTCGTCATCCAGCTGCTATATTTCACAACCCTACACTACAGGGAATCCTACAATAAGAGCAAAGGACAACCGTGCACTACCATAAAACACTACAAAAAGATCACTATGagctcacacatacacagtagcAATTTTATGTAGGATGCTCATTGTGAACCAGAACTGTAGGTTAATAAATTCTGACTTGCTCTTCAGATGAAACCTAATAGTGAATTGAGGGAAACAAGGAAGCTGGTTTGGTGTTTTCTGACGTCATGGATTCATCTTGTCCAAATCATGACCATGATTCCTGTGTTGCTGTATTCACGACTAATTGTGTCCACACTGTGTTCCAGTGGAAAGTCTGTGTGTGGCCCAGAAGACTCAGTGTGATACAGAGCGCTCCACCTGCACAGACAACAGCGGCACAGCCAACTGCCAGTGTCTTCAAGGATACTACAAACACAACCCTGACGACCTGTCCTGCTTAGGTGAGCTCAGTGTGTGCTACTTACTGTGAGTGCATGGGTTTTTATGTATATATCAAAAAGCAAACCACATATTAACCTGATTAAAATGGACCAAACATGATTAAAATGACCAAGTTAGTGTTTCCTTcctgataaaaacaaaaaactgaagaaaaagtAAATTCAGATTTGAAATTTCACATGAAATTCATTGAAATTAAGGATAAGGCATATCACCAAACCAATATTGGCGTTGGACCTCCCTATAACAAACTGTTTAAttggactttttctttttttcttttttttcttcgttTCAGAATGTGGGGATGGCTACAAGCTGGAAAATGGCACCTGTGTTCCGTAAGTTCaacttaatttattttttccttaAAGTATTGATCCACTTATACTTAAGTATATATTTAAGTCCAGATTCTTACTGCAGATTCTATGTCTACTTTTAAGGTGCATGTTTGGATTTGGAGGATTCAACTGTGGAAATTGTAAGTGGCCCTATAAATCCCTGAACAGGCAAAATATAACCTATTCAGCTAAATAGATAAGATATGATGAACTAAAGTTACACATTTGATCTTGTGATCTTTACATATGTTTCTAAAGTTAAGTATTTACTATGATGTTATTGGACATTGCAGTTTACAAGCTGATTGCAGTCGTGGTGTCACCTGCAGGGGGCGCTCTGCTCCTCATCCTCATCATTGCTCTCATTGTCACCTGTTGCAAGTAAGACTGCTGTTATTGTTAGCACAGAAACCTGTCCTGGTTTGCAGAGCAATTAAACTAGTTAAGTCTTAAACTATATTATTGATGGTAGCACAGTAATCTGCCTTGCTATACGGTATTTTCAAGTTGATAATTAAAAAACAAGTGATCCTAGACCATAAAACAAGTGTAATTATATGTTGGCTTCGGTTACAGTTTACCCAaattaccaaaaaaaaacacatttcctcaatTTCAGTGGTTTGATGAAGTGAATAATATtggttattttttaaatgtttgatctACAAGGAAAGACAAGAATGACATCAACAAGATCATCTTCAAGAGTGGAGATATGCAGATGTCCCCGTACGCAGACTTTGCCAAAAATAACCGCATATCCACGGAGTGGGGCAGGGAGACCATAGAGATGCAAGAGAACGGCAGCACCAAGAACCTGCTGCAGATGACTGACATTTACTACTCTGTAAGGAGACTTACAATACAACTTTCATTAGACCTCCCACTCCTTCATTTGTCTTCATTATTCAAGTTTAGGTTTGGTTTTGAGTGTTTGGATATGTCTTATAATCAGTTTATTAGAAGAAACTTTTAAATACATCTCAttgattttctgtgtttctgtgcccTTTCCTTCAGCCTGCGTTGCGTAACTCAGACCTGGAGAGAAACGGCCTGTACCCGTTCACAGGCCTGCCGGGTTCTCGCCACTCGTGCATCTACCCTGCCCAGTGGAACCCCTCCTTTATCAGTGACGATTCACGAAGGAGAGACTACTTCTGACTGCCCCaccttgaacacacacacacacatacacacacacacacacacacacacacacacacacacacacacaacttactATCTCTTATACTGACAATTGTGATGTGTTATAATGGTTTTCTGTCACAGTGAGAGTGGGAGCCCATTTGGCCATCTGCATTCAGGGCTGCACACTACCTATGTaaatgcaggtgtgtgtgtgtgtgtgtgtgtgggtgggtgggtgcgtgcatgcatgtgtctgCATATTATGGAAgtgcacatttttttgcaaGTGAAATATTTCCTGAAAGTGTTATTGTGTGGCCATTTCagtgttttgcatgttttagctCATTTGCTTCAACTCACACATTACATTGCTGCCACTGTGTTGTTAAAGactgtttaatatgtttttccTGCCTTGCAGGCAGCCTCTGATTCTCATTTACTTCACTGTATGATGAAAAACAATTTCCAGACGCTTGAAACTGAAGTGCTTGAGGTAGGCAATCCATGACAGTAAACAATCATATCTGCCTTGTTGCTGCCTTTTAATGCAGTGcagttttgcttgaaaaatctGCACTGCATTAATgcacaatattaaataaaagctGATATAATATTCACTGTGCTCAAAGACAGGAATGTGCGTTTATGACCACCAGGAATGTGGGAAAACACAAtcagattacttttttttttaggcagCAGTGATGTAAAGTGTATGTGATGTGTAGCAAATAGACTAGAACATGCAAAAACATTGATACGGTCCTTTAAGTGCTGAAGTATGAATATGTACGTGCCACTGCTGTGATTCGAAAATAATCAGTTTCTTCTTAGATAATAGTCTGAGAATAAAGTATTGATGGAACAAGACAATAACAAAACCACTGAAGGATGCGCAAAGTTCGGTTTAATGCCAATAGAAACTGAGGAACCACTTTGAATTCTGATAACGACGTTTATTTATTCCCTCTTTGTCCAAGTCCTTGACATGTAGCATACTGGACACCTTACATACACACTGACAGACTGGAGATGGATAAACTtgtggcttgtgtgtgtgtgtgtgtgtgtgtgtgtgtgtgtgagtgagagagagagcgagcgagagagagagagagagagagagagagagagagattgtgtgtgtcttaagtatgtgtgtgtgtgtgtgtgtgtgtgtgtgtgtgtgtgtgtgtgtgtgtgatgtgtgtatacgtgtgtgaGGAGTAATTAACTGTATACCAGAAGGATCATAACTGTCAATGAGTGTTTGAATTTAAAGAGTGTAAAGATGTATCATAATTAGTTTGCTTTTTCTGACATGGAGTATTGTTTTTATGTGACTGTTTTACTTCTTTGTGTTTATATATGATTTGTTCATTCTGGCGTTTTAGTCAGACGtgcttatttaaataaaaaatttgcACAGCAGTATTTCTCCGACTCCATTCTGATGCTAAttattttaagatttttcaAATCCTTGATTTTGAACTGCTTGAGTTTAAAATTGTTCAAACAaaattactgtaaatgtattttagtgGTATTGCGCATTTATATCATTTTTTAGTAGCACAAGAACAGAACAAACAATTAAATCAACTCAGGTTTTTTCTTTTagtctttattttcattttagcaTTTTACAGATTTTACAGGGTTAGAGAAATAAAGACATTCAGATTACCCATGAAAATGGGGATTATCAACAGGATTAAAATCTTAATCCTACATGCTGGACTATAATACAGTACCTGTCCTCTGCACATTCTATTTATCCTAAACTTTTGCACATCCCTTAACATTTTCTACACATCCATACAGCCTATTTTTTCTTAATGTTAAATAGTTACATGTATGTGTTatatgtttctgtatttattgattgtttatttcatattaatgtgttttatatatattgaatatgttcatgtatgcaccaacaaccaaggcaaattccttgtaagtgctacttacttggcaataaatcctttcTGATTATGAATGAAGTGTTGGAACTATTTCTCGGAGAGCAACAGCCAGGCACAGAGACTTCACAGAGCCTTGTAACCGCGGTCACTTTGCCAGGAAAAAAAGCTGGGACCCTGCACATAAGCACTTGGCAGATGCATAAAATGTAATTCGTaaagaaaaagttgaaaaacaacaaatactcTGACCATTATTGTTTACATATACTGATTTACATCaaacaaatcagtcaacatTGTCAGGTAAGGTGCTTTTCCGAAACATGCTAAATTATTCCTTCCTTTGTGGGTAGTGGGTACAATTGTTTACATAATGTGACGTTTCTGGTCCGTTTCTGTTGGCTTCCCAGCTTCTTATAACCCATAGTCTCAACAGTGTAAGGACCTGAAGACACAGAGGCACAACTTTCTTTTGATATTTTGACTTTTCTAAACCAGCAATGGAACGTCAATACATTGATCTGGGTGAGCAGGCCATCATATTAATCGATGGTCCTCTCATCTTCTTCAACCTCACTGCAAATATCTTCTATGCATGTTGCTTGATCTTCCCACCATGCAACACACAACGACTCAAGCAGCCTTTAAAGATGCTGCTGGGATTGCTTGTCTCATGCTCAATTATGTATAGTGTCTCTTTGGCTTTACTGCTTTGTGTGTTAGAGGAAGAAACCAgctttgaaatgtttattgtgCCATTGGTGATTGTGAGGTTCTATGTGACTAATAGCATGACGTGTTCGGTTTGGCTCAACTTCTACTACTACATCCAGATTGTCCCTGCACAGCGAGCTCTTCTGATCTGGGTAAAAACGAACATCAAGTCTGTCACGTACGTGATTTTGCTTTTTAACGGGACCTTTATTTTGTTCTGTAGTGCCGTTTTTACTGCAGATGAACTTTTTCAAAGAAGCGGGCTCACTAATACCAGTAATACATTGACTGGAAATCAGATTGATGGACTGTACTTCACAAGCCGAATTTGTTTCTTCAGCATCAATGTGTATATCTTCTTATGTCTGTGTATATTGACGGTTTCTAGCTTTTCCACGGCCCACTACCTGCATAGACACATAAAACGTGTGGCACAGCGTGGCAGCTTCTTCTCCACTCCGAGAATTCAAAGTCAACAGAGAGTCACTGTCACTGGGATCTCTCAAGGAGTGCTGTACTTCCTCTATGCCAGTTTCTATTTCTTTGATTCATTCACCTACATGTTTTCCATGGACTTTTACTTTAGTGCTTGGTTCACCTTCACGTTCACCTCGCTGTACACATTAGGCACCACCGTCAACTTGGCCATTGGTCAGGTTATATTCAGGCAAAGGGCAGCCGATGCCTGGAAGGCACTCAAAGCACTGTGTGGCATTGGCATGGTAACACCATCACCTGATGCCAGCCAGCTGACATCAGGTGAAATAGCTAATACTGTACCTGTTGATGTCCAAATGTcagtgtgattattattattgggcGTGTGATATGGTAGTGTTGCTTGTAATCATTTATCTACCGTGTGAGGTTTAATTTGATGAATGTATagcaaaataaatataaatgtaaacattttagTCTAGTGGGTTGTTCTGGCAAAACATTGCCAGAAGAGGTTCACGCTGGGACACATGTAATGACTGAAATCAATAGAACAAGGACAGTGGACATCAGAGTGAAATAAGGACTGGAACACACTGATTGATCTGCAGACCAACGTTTCGTCACCACTGTGTCTTTATTAGAGTCAAAAATGAGAATGGACTTTCTAACCTAACCTAACAGGGCCTGTTATTATTTTCCACATTGAAGCTTCTTCTGGGGTCCTTGATTTGCTGTACAAAAACATACCTGATGTCAGCTATTTGACTACTAGTATGGGCTACTCTGTTTGGCTGAAGCTCTTTTACTACACCCAGATTATACCTGCAGAAAGCTCTGTTCATCTTGATTAAAAATATCAAATCCAATTATCAATTTAAAGATGTTACCTTCATGATCTGTTGGAAATATTGCCATGTAAGATGTATGCATCTTGTAAGCATGCATTATATGTCTGATACATATTTCTCCTCATTTTGTGTAGTCTCACTGCGTAGATGCTGCAACTTTCTTTCTGATTTatgttataaaaatgtcaacattctaAACTTAAATCATTGTGCTTGGAAAAACAAACTTTGTAAACACAGTCATAAATAATCATGTTGTAAAAAATGCATCAATACATGGAGTTAAACATGGCGTAATGTCCGTATTTCTTTTTCTTGGCAATTTCACAGTAATgtgctttatttacattttctgatttGCATGAGACGCAAATGCCTCAGATTTGTTACATTGCATAGGGTTGGACAGCCTTACTGGTTTTATTTGTA
This window harbors:
- the LOC116037728 gene encoding uncharacterized protein LOC116037728, producing MERQYIDLGEQAIILIDGPLIFFNLTANIFYACCLIFPPCNTQRLKQPLKMLLGLLVSCSIMYSVSLALLLCVLEEETSFEMFIVPLVIVRFYVTNSMTCSVWLNFYYYIQIVPAQRALLIWVKTNIKSVTYVILLFNGTFILFCSAVFTADELFQRSGLTNTSNTLTGNQIDGLYFTSRICFFSINVYIFLCLCILTVSSFSTAHYLHRHIKRVAQRGSFFSTPRIQSQQRVTVTGISQGVLYFLYASFYFFDSFTYMFSMDFYFSAWFTFTFTSLYTLGTTVNLAIGQVIFRQRAADAWKALKALCGIGMVTPSPDASQLTSGEIANTVPVDVQMSV